GGTGGATTTGCGCGGACCTTAAAGCTTCTCACATCTACTCCCCAGATGGTACAAGGATAGTGATGGCAGAAGAAATCTCTGGTGGAGAAGTAGGCTATGTCCTTGAGAGAAAAGTGTTTGACAGGGCACTTGCAGAGCAGGCTGCCCGTGCGGGGGCTGAAGTAAGAGTAAAAACCCGAGCAATTGACCTCATAATCGAGGATGGTTTCGTCAGGGGAGCCAAACTAATGCACCTTGGAAAAACATATGATGTGCGTGCCAAGATAGTTATAGGTGCTGACGGAATCGAATCAAAGGTAGGTCGATGGGCAGGCATCGATACTTCCCTGAAGCCCATAGACATAGAAACCTGTGCCCAGTATTTGATAGCCGGAGTGGATATAGCCCAGGACTATTGCGAGTTTTATGTAGGAAACGAGATTGCACCGGGCGGTTATATATGGATCTTTCCTAAGGGCGAAGGCAAAGCCAATGTAGGGATTGGTATCCTCGGAAGCAGGGCAGGAAAATTCAAGCCAAGACCTGTAGATTACCTTAACAGCTTTGTGGAAAAGAAATTTCCCAATGCTAGAATTATTGAGATGGTTTATGGAGGAGTTCCGGTATCAGGCAGCATTGAGAAAACGTCGACTAATGGTCTCATGCTAATCGGAGACGCTGCCCGTCAATCCGACCCGATCACAGGCGGCGGAATTCTGAACGCTATGGAAGCAGGGAAGCTTGCAGGAGAAGCTGCGTATGCGGCTATTTCCTCAGGGGACGTTTCCCTCCAGAAACTTGAAGAGGTTTATGAGAAGCGCTGGAGGGCAACCATAGGGCATGATATTGACATGAGCCTCATAGTAAAGAATTGCTTTATCAACCTGAGTGACGATGACCTGAACTCTCTTGCCCGTTCCCTGAAAGATGTAAAATTTGAAAGAATGAGCCTTCTCGATTTATTACAGGCTCTCTTTAAAGCCAATAAAAAACTACTCTGGGACCTTCGAGTCCTTTTCAAGGACGCTGCAAAAGAAGTAGCAAAAAATAAAATATAACGCCCGGAAACCCGGGCATTTTCTGTTTTTATATTTTTCCTTTAATTTTCCTCAAAGGGTTTCCTGTAATATCACTTTTTCCAGAATTCAGGAGTGAAGAGTAAAATTACAGTATAAACTTCAAGCCTGCCAATCCACATATTCGAAATCAGGACTAATTTCCCTAGAGGGGGGATAGAATCAAAACTGCTCATAGGGCCTACGATATTCATGCCTGGTCCTACATTACCAAGCGTAGCTATGGACGCAGTAAACGAGGATATTATGTCCATGCCCAGGACCGAGAGAATAAGGGTGCTTGAGACAAAGATAAGTAGATAAATGACAACAAATGAAACTATGGAATTGACAATCTCCTCGGGCACGTTTTTACTGTTTAATTTAACGCCTTTTATGGCTCTTGGATGAAGGGCCTTAAAGAGTTCCATTCTACTGTGCTTGAGAAGGATAAGAACGCGTACAACCTTGATGCCTCCGCCTGTAGAGCCGGCACAGCCTCCAATAAACCCAACTATAATAAGTATCATTTTCGCAGAATCAGACCAGAGATTGAAATCCGTTGTCACGAGCCCGGTAGTTGTCATGACTGAGATTACATGAAAGATTGCAAGTCGGAATGAATCTGAAAGGTTTGTACCAAAATCTCGCCAGAGCAGGAAGGTGAGAAGCCCGCTTGCAGCAAGGATCAGGGCAGTATAAAACTGGAATTCTTCATCTTTAAGAAGGGTATTTTTGTCTACAAATATTGCTCGGTAGTAAAGGGCAAAGTTTGCACCGGCAGCGAAAGTGAATAACGCTGTTATATACTCTACAAGGGGGCTGTTAAAAGCTCCAACACTCAGTCTGTAATTGGAGAAACCTCCACAGGACACTGTAGAAAACATAAGATTAAGTGAATCATATAGGGAGACTCCTGCAAGCATAAGGACGATAACCTGCAGGAAAGAAATTACAAAGTAAATTGTCCAGAGAATTCTTGCGGTTTCCCTTACCCTGGGCTTCAACTTATCCTCGGTGGGTCCGGGCATCTCAGCGCGGAAAAGCTGGCGGCCTGCAACCCCTAGCTTGGGCAGGATAGCAATGAAAAGCACGATAATACCCATGCCCCCAAGCCACATAATCATGCCTCTCCAGAAGAGAATGCTTTTAGGGTGGCTTTCTATATCATTAAGAATTGTTGAGCCTGTAGTGGTAAATCCTGACATGGATTCGAAAAACGCATTTAAAGGAGAGATTCCGTCCATAATAAAAGGAATTGCTCCGAAAACGGCAGCTGCAAGCCAGCCCAGGGCAACGATTGCAAAGCCTTCCTTGCGCATCCATTCCTCTTCGGTCTTATAGGAGAGCAGGAGAAAGCCTGTTAGAGTGGTTACGAGAATTGAAACCAGAAAAGGAGTTAAACTCTCCCCGTAATAATATGCGACTCCGAGAGGGATTATCATGAAAAGCCCCAGGAGCCTGAGCAGACCGCCAAGCACATATAAAAATTCTAAAATTCATGCAGATCCACTGTTTTAGAGCTGTTAGACCCTTTTGGATCGTTTGTATTTACCTGTTCACTTAAAAAACTTCTCCACAGCCGGAACAGCGGAAGATAAAGCAAAGATTATTACCCTGTCTCCTTCCCGAATTACGGTATCTCCTCTAGGTATAATAGTATCATCATTATGGACTACCATTGTAACAAGCGCTCCTTTGGGAAACTTGACCTTATCAAGGGATTTTCCGACTATTTTTGAGCTTCTTGACGCTGTATACTCGATGATTTCGGCCTTTTCGCCTTCAAGAGTGGCAAGTTTTTCAATACCTCTTCCCATTGTAAGCTTCAAAACCTCATTTACTGTTGCTTGCCTGGGACTGACTGCCATATCTATCCCAATCATTTCGAACAAAGGCACGTAATCCGGACGATCAGCCCTTGCTATCACTTTCTTTGCCCCAAGCTGCTTTGCCAGAAGTGAGCACAGTAGATTTTTTTCATCGCTATTCGTAACTGCAAGCACAACGTCCATATCTTCGATATTTTCTTCCCTCAAAAGATTGACATCTGTACCATCCCCGTTTAAAATGAGGGCATTTTCCAGCATTTCAGCCACTTCTATGCAGCGGCTTTTCCTGTACTCGATAATCTTGAGGTCTGCATTCTCATCTTTATCAATCAGTTTAGCAAGATAAAATCCTACAATTCCGCAACCTATAAGGAGAATTCTATTCCTGTGGGGCTCTCCGTTCCCGAAGATACGACCAAGTTCTTCCAGGGCTCTGGGCTTGCCTACAACTACCATACGGTCATTTGCATTAATAGCATCATCCCCATGAGGAATAACTACTTCGTTTTTCCGAAAGATCGCACTTACAATGCAGCAGTCATCAAGCTTGAGATCCTTTATCTGCTGCCCTACAAGCCTGTTGTCTGGATGGATAGCGAATTCCATCATCTGAACTTTTCCCTCGGCAAAAACTTGCGCATCTATAGCTGACGGGCTTGAGAGCACCTCAGCAACCTCGGAAGCAAGCGCAAGCTCAGGACAGATCATGATATCAACTCCAACCTGAGCCCTTGAAGTTACAGGCACATCAATATAATCCGGGTTGCTCACTCTCGCAATTGTCTTTGTTTCTTTCCAACCTGGATGGGACCTTAGTATAAGCTTTGCAGTCATGCAGGCAACGATATTGACCTCATCGACTCCAGTGACAGCGATCAGAATATCCGCATCATGAAGGATACTGGTGAGAATATCAGCGTTTGCGCCATTTCCTTCCAGAACCTGAACATCAAGTTCATCCGCCCTTCGTGCAACCTCCTCATCTTTTTCGACAACAATCACATCATGTGTAAGAGAGAGAAATTTTGCGATATGGTATCCAACTTCGCCTGCACCTATAACTACAGCTTTCATAAGAGTTCCTCAAAAAGGCTTGGTTGCAGATAAATTAACCTGCTTGCTTAAATAATCATGGAAAAAGAAAAAAGTAAATGGTTGGTTTATGATGAGTGTTATTTAGTAATACCATAATAAAGCTTCAGTGGGAAAAGGTGAGATTTTTCCCATAGTGAGATTAAAAGGCAGCTCCATGAAGGTATGATTTTATCTGAAAAATTTTTCAATTTCTGGTGTTGCAGAAGACATAGAAAAGATAACCACTCTATCTTGATTCTCAATTATAAAATCCCCTCTCGGGACTATAGTCTCTTTTCCCCGAACTACCATATTTATGAGAGCTCCTCTTGGGAACTTTACTTTGCTTAACGGTCTCCCGACAATTTTAGAGCTTTCAGAAGCCGTATATTCTATGATTTCTGCTTTTTCGCCTTCAATAGTTGTCAGGGTTTGTATTCCCCTGCCCATTGTAAGCTTCAATACTTCATTTACAGTTGCTTCCCTGGGACTGACTGCCATATCTATGCCGACCATTTCAAAGAGAGGAAGATAATCCGAGCGGTCAGCCCTGGCAATTACTTTCTTTGCCCCAAGCTGTTTTGCAAGCAGAGCGCACAGAAGATTTTTCTCATCACTGTCTGTGACTGCAATAACAACATCCATATC
The Methanosarcina thermophila TM-1 genome window above contains:
- a CDS encoding TrkH family potassium uptake protein, which codes for MIIPLGVAYYYGESLTPFLVSILVTTLTGFLLLSYKTEEEWMRKEGFAIVALGWLAAAVFGAIPFIMDGISPLNAFFESMSGFTTTGSTILNDIESHPKSILFWRGMIMWLGGMGIIVLFIAILPKLGVAGRQLFRAEMPGPTEDKLKPRVRETARILWTIYFVISFLQVIVLMLAGVSLYDSLNLMFSTVSCGGFSNYRLSVGAFNSPLVEYITALFTFAAGANFALYYRAIFVDKNTLLKDEEFQFYTALILAASGLLTFLLWRDFGTNLSDSFRLAIFHVISVMTTTGLVTTDFNLWSDSAKMILIIVGFIGGCAGSTGGGIKVVRVLILLKHSRMELFKALHPRAIKGVKLNSKNVPEEIVNSIVSFVVIYLLIFVSSTLILSVLGMDIISSFTASIATLGNVGPGMNIVGPMSSFDSIPPLGKLVLISNMWIGRLEVYTVILLFTPEFWKK
- a CDS encoding digeranylgeranylglycerophospholipid reductase yields the protein MKDRYDVLVIGAGPAGSIAARNAAEKGLDVLLIEKRQEIGDPVRCAEGVNKECLKKHVEIDKRWICADLKASHIYSPDGTRIVMAEEISGGEVGYVLERKVFDRALAEQAARAGAEVRVKTRAIDLIIEDGFVRGAKLMHLGKTYDVRAKIVIGADGIESKVGRWAGIDTSLKPIDIETCAQYLIAGVDIAQDYCEFYVGNEIAPGGYIWIFPKGEGKANVGIGILGSRAGKFKPRPVDYLNSFVEKKFPNARIIEMVYGGVPVSGSIEKTSTNGLMLIGDAARQSDPITGGGILNAMEAGKLAGEAAYAAISSGDVSLQKLEEVYEKRWRATIGHDIDMSLIVKNCFINLSDDDLNSLARSLKDVKFERMSLLDLLQALFKANKKLLWDLRVLFKDAAKEVAKNKI
- the trkA gene encoding Trk system potassium transporter TrkA, whose product is MKAVVIGAGEVGYHIAKFLSLTHDVIVVEKDEEVARRADELDVQVLEGNGANADILTSILHDADILIAVTGVDEVNIVACMTAKLILRSHPGWKETKTIARVSNPDYIDVPVTSRAQVGVDIMICPELALASEVAEVLSSPSAIDAQVFAEGKVQMMEFAIHPDNRLVGQQIKDLKLDDCCIVSAIFRKNEVVIPHGDDAINANDRMVVVGKPRALEELGRIFGNGEPHRNRILLIGCGIVGFYLAKLIDKDENADLKIIEYRKSRCIEVAEMLENALILNGDGTDVNLLREENIEDMDVVLAVTNSDEKNLLCSLLAKQLGAKKVIARADRPDYVPLFEMIGIDMAVSPRQATVNEVLKLTMGRGIEKLATLEGEKAEIIEYTASRSSKIVGKSLDKVKFPKGALVTMVVHNDDTIIPRGDTVIREGDRVIIFALSSAVPAVEKFFK